One segment of Zhihengliuella halotolerans DNA contains the following:
- a CDS encoding isocitrate/isopropylmalate dehydrogenase family protein, with amino-acid sequence MSRSPDHADTTLTPGRSPSVAVKVIPGDGIGPELVQSALEVMQSACSLQGVELHTTEEPAGAGLYRETGEALSPGALDRLRAADGILKGPVGLPEVRKTDGTEAGLLGGLLRIGLDTFANVRPIQLRRGVEAATRFEPGSIDYVIVRENTEGLYLSRGAGVRNHYAASDQLLITRAGTERIVRYAFDYASQRKGAPRDGVSRVTCVDKSNVLRSFAFFREVFDEIATEYPDIESDHIYADAAAHALVTQPDRFDVLVMENFLGDILSDLGAGTVGGLGMCPSGNIGHRSAYFEPIHGSAPQIAGKDLANPLSQILSGAQLLRHAGQLAAASSIENAVDRALTAGSITLLPTGSPARGTAAATRAVVERLHE; translated from the coding sequence ATGAGTCGCAGTCCAGACCACGCCGATACGACCCTGACCCCGGGACGCTCTCCAAGCGTTGCAGTGAAGGTCATCCCCGGCGACGGCATCGGCCCGGAACTGGTGCAGAGCGCCCTCGAAGTCATGCAATCCGCATGCTCCCTCCAAGGCGTCGAACTCCACACAACCGAAGAACCTGCAGGCGCTGGCCTCTACCGTGAAACCGGTGAAGCCCTCTCCCCCGGAGCCCTCGATCGGCTTCGCGCGGCCGACGGCATCCTCAAAGGCCCGGTCGGCCTGCCTGAGGTCAGGAAGACCGACGGTACGGAAGCCGGCCTTCTCGGCGGCCTCCTCCGCATCGGCCTCGACACGTTCGCCAATGTGCGGCCCATTCAGCTCCGCCGAGGAGTGGAAGCCGCGACGCGGTTCGAACCAGGGTCCATCGACTACGTCATCGTCCGCGAGAACACCGAAGGCCTCTATCTTTCGCGTGGGGCCGGTGTCCGCAACCACTATGCCGCCTCCGACCAGCTGCTCATCACCCGAGCAGGCACGGAGCGCATTGTCAGGTACGCATTCGACTACGCCTCTCAACGTAAAGGCGCACCGCGCGACGGTGTCAGCCGGGTGACCTGCGTGGACAAGAGCAACGTCCTTCGCAGCTTCGCGTTCTTCCGCGAGGTCTTCGATGAAATCGCCACCGAGTACCCCGACATCGAATCCGACCACATCTACGCCGATGCTGCGGCTCACGCCCTGGTGACCCAGCCGGACAGGTTCGACGTGCTCGTCATGGAGAACTTTCTCGGCGACATCCTCAGCGACCTCGGGGCGGGAACCGTGGGCGGCCTTGGCATGTGCCCGTCCGGCAATATCGGCCACCGCTCCGCCTACTTCGAACCGATTCATGGCAGCGCCCCGCAAATCGCGGGAAAGGACCTCGCCAACCCCCTGTCGCAAATCCTCAGTGGAGCACAGTTGCTCCGCCACGCCGGACAGCTCGCGGCAGCTTCATCCATCGAGAACGCAGTCGACCGGGCCCTCACAGCGGGTAGCATCACCCTCCTCCCCACCGGTTCTCCTGCGCGGGGAACAGCTGCCGCCACCCGCGCCGTCGTGGAGCGACTGCATGAATGA
- a CDS encoding tripartite tricarboxylate transporter permease has translation MILFLVVGVIAGLAIGVIPGLGGTGAVAVLLPFVFILEPAQAMALIIGAVAVVHTSDAVTSILIGIPGSAAAATLLLDGHEMAKKGQGARALSASFLSSMVGGLIGVVALTFAIPIARPLVMMLGSPEIFMLTVLGIALTAMLSKGMILKGLMAGLLGILLAQIGAAPTSPEYRYTFGSLFLTEGLGLVAVALGIFGVAEVMSLVARQKAISNVESIGSGWGQGVKDVVRHWFHVVRGAVTGITIGILPGVGATAGAWMAYGQAQATARGDDKVAFGKGDPRGVIAPSSAGNSIEAGALIPTLLFGIPGAAPFALLLGALLIFGIEPGPRILTQNLDVVYVIVWSFAIASIIGAAFCFVLAKPLAKLSFIRFPLLAAAIIPILFMSGFQEPLELPVVWVMLLVGIVGWLMKTFGVPRAPFLIGFVLALPLERYYFLTSNLYDFDEWVTRPAVLVMFGILILPLVLDLVRRVRFRGKVDAVEVARGLAGMEALAVPRSGAIYVSAGFLVLFSGGFLMAGSYSEAAALFPKLATGIGAVLSLIALCLDIVKFRKYKRNGLRHDRGEWLLLLRTVAVALLWILAFIALIYVFGMIVGTVVFVPLFLWLVAKARMRTIVVYPLVVLAFLLALQEFAQIVMPRGYIYLGI, from the coding sequence ATGATCCTGTTCCTGGTCGTCGGTGTGATCGCGGGTCTAGCCATCGGGGTCATCCCCGGGTTGGGCGGAACCGGTGCGGTCGCCGTTCTTCTGCCGTTCGTCTTCATCCTCGAGCCGGCTCAGGCGATGGCATTGATCATCGGGGCGGTAGCTGTCGTCCATACGTCCGACGCAGTGACATCGATCTTGATAGGCATCCCCGGCTCGGCTGCGGCGGCAACGCTGCTATTGGACGGGCATGAAATGGCGAAGAAGGGCCAAGGAGCCCGTGCTCTTTCGGCGTCCTTCCTTTCCTCCATGGTCGGAGGCCTCATCGGTGTTGTCGCGCTGACGTTCGCCATCCCGATTGCACGGCCTTTGGTGATGATGCTCGGTTCTCCGGAGATCTTCATGCTGACGGTGCTGGGTATCGCCCTGACGGCCATGCTGTCGAAGGGGATGATTCTCAAGGGGTTGATGGCGGGTCTCCTGGGAATTCTCTTGGCGCAAATCGGTGCGGCACCAACGTCACCTGAATACCGGTACACTTTCGGTTCGCTGTTCCTGACCGAAGGGCTGGGCTTGGTCGCCGTGGCCCTCGGTATTTTCGGTGTGGCCGAGGTGATGTCTCTGGTGGCGCGGCAGAAGGCGATCTCCAACGTCGAAAGTATTGGATCCGGATGGGGTCAGGGCGTCAAGGACGTCGTTCGCCATTGGTTCCATGTGGTGCGCGGTGCGGTGACCGGCATCACGATCGGTATCCTGCCGGGCGTCGGGGCTACCGCTGGTGCCTGGATGGCCTATGGGCAGGCGCAGGCGACTGCCCGCGGCGACGACAAGGTCGCGTTCGGCAAGGGCGACCCCCGCGGTGTCATTGCACCATCTAGTGCTGGCAACTCGATCGAGGCGGGCGCGCTGATCCCGACTCTGCTGTTCGGAATTCCCGGCGCTGCGCCCTTCGCGCTGCTGCTCGGCGCGTTGCTCATCTTCGGTATCGAACCGGGACCGCGGATCCTGACCCAGAACCTCGACGTCGTCTACGTGATCGTCTGGTCGTTTGCGATCGCCAGCATCATTGGTGCCGCGTTTTGTTTCGTCCTGGCCAAGCCGCTTGCGAAGTTGAGTTTCATTCGGTTCCCGCTCCTCGCTGCCGCGATCATTCCAATCCTCTTCATGAGCGGATTTCAGGAACCCTTGGAACTCCCGGTCGTCTGGGTCATGCTTCTCGTCGGCATCGTCGGCTGGCTGATGAAGACCTTCGGCGTGCCTCGTGCGCCGTTCCTCATCGGGTTCGTACTGGCCCTCCCACTGGAGCGCTACTACTTCTTGACGTCCAATCTGTACGATTTCGACGAATGGGTCACCCGACCGGCAGTCCTGGTCATGTTCGGCATTCTCATCCTGCCGCTGGTCCTCGACCTGGTGCGGCGTGTTCGGTTCCGGGGCAAGGTTGACGCTGTTGAGGTGGCTCGGGGATTGGCCGGCATGGAAGCGTTGGCTGTCCCGCGGTCCGGGGCGATCTACGTCAGTGCCGGCTTCCTGGTGCTTTTCAGTGGAGGGTTTCTGATGGCCGGCTCCTACAGCGAGGCCGCTGCCTTGTTCCCGAAATTGGCGACGGGTATCGGGGCCGTGCTGAGCTTGATCGCCTTGTGTCTCGATATCGTCAAGTTCCGCAAATACAAGAGGAATGGTCTGCGGCATGACCGCGGAGAGTGGTTGCTGCTGCTGCGCACCGTGGCCGTCGCGTTGCTTTGGATTCTCGCGTTCATTGCGCTCATCTATGTCTTCGGCATGATCGTTGGCACCGTGGTTTTCGTCCCGCTCTTCCTCTGGCTCGTCGCCAAGGCTCGAATGCGTACGATCGTCGTCTACCCGCTGGTGGTCCTGGCCTTTCTGCTAGCGCTCCAGGAGTTCGCGCAGATCGTCATGCCGCGCGGATACATCTACTTGGGGATTTGA
- a CDS encoding AbrB family transcriptional regulator, which translates to MSIEFLLLVVGGAFGALVSRLFRLPMWPIVGAILGSATTGVLLDHGLRRPDGVSFFAQILVGTAVGASVLPGFLRQLGRLIVPALLVVLTLVAVGVSTALVLSHLDLVGSSEALLGMVPGGIGEMVAAASAMEANSALVAGIHVSRLLVSLWILPLIVRWAQTWDRPPEN; encoded by the coding sequence TTGTCGATCGAGTTCTTGCTTCTGGTCGTAGGAGGAGCTTTCGGCGCACTCGTGAGCCGCCTGTTCAGATTGCCGATGTGGCCGATCGTCGGCGCGATTCTGGGGTCCGCGACAACGGGCGTTCTTCTTGACCACGGTCTCCGGCGTCCGGATGGCGTCAGCTTCTTCGCGCAGATCCTAGTCGGCACGGCAGTGGGCGCGTCCGTGCTCCCGGGATTCCTGAGGCAATTGGGGAGGCTGATCGTGCCGGCTCTTCTCGTTGTACTGACCTTGGTCGCCGTTGGAGTCAGCACGGCCCTGGTCCTCAGTCATCTCGACCTGGTCGGCTCGTCCGAGGCACTGCTCGGGATGGTCCCCGGAGGAATCGGGGAGATGGTCGCGGCGGCATCCGCAATGGAAGCTAACAGTGCTCTCGTCGCCGGCATTCACGTCTCGAGACTCCTTGTGAGCCTGTGGATATTGCCCCTGATCGTACGGTGGGCCCAGACCTGGGACAGGCCCCCCGAAAACTAA
- a CDS encoding AbrB family transcriptional regulator, whose amino-acid sequence MPERSSGADEPSCGQRILDAAILLGGGLAGGSLLALLQVPAGALIGAVLGAMAVNRLADVVVRRSQARSSPESGRRRQRQLPAMVRIVGQILLGVLAGAQLDGETLGLLLRALGPVIAAVLVMLGCSVLLARYLVCRHHVDPLTAVMAVAPGGISELAVAAQRQGARMHVVLAIHMFRVLVVVLVVLPFLLFITGG is encoded by the coding sequence GTGCCTGAGAGGTCATCAGGAGCCGACGAGCCATCTTGCGGGCAGAGAATACTGGACGCCGCGATCCTGTTGGGCGGCGGCCTGGCAGGGGGGAGCCTGCTCGCACTCTTGCAAGTACCGGCCGGCGCGCTGATCGGCGCGGTGCTGGGGGCGATGGCCGTCAACAGGCTGGCAGACGTCGTGGTGCGGAGATCGCAAGCGCGTAGTTCTCCCGAGAGCGGCCGCCGGCGCCAGCGGCAACTTCCAGCAATGGTGCGCATCGTCGGGCAGATTCTTCTCGGGGTGCTCGCCGGTGCGCAGTTGGACGGCGAAACTCTCGGCCTCCTGCTTCGAGCTCTGGGTCCGGTGATCGCGGCGGTGCTGGTCATGCTCGGATGCAGTGTCCTGCTGGCGCGATATCTGGTGTGCCGACACCACGTCGATCCCCTGACAGCGGTGATGGCTGTTGCGCCGGGAGGCATCAGCGAGCTGGCCGTCGCAGCCCAGCGTCAGGGGGCCCGAATGCACGTCGTGCTGGCGATTCACATGTTCAGAGTCTTGGTGGTGGTTCTCGTGGTGCTGCCCTTTCTGCTCTTCATCACGGGGGGTTGA
- a CDS encoding Bug family tripartite tricarboxylate transporter substrate binding protein produces MKKLKRKNPAAVLGAAVATALLLSACGGPDQGDRDMGDGEVPSSVKLVVPYAAGGGTDTWARFMAPYLESHVEGEPRVLVENVPGGESVTGSNEFVHSGGANGESLLVTSGTTYFQALLGQSGVEFDFAKMRPLMLNGTGGVVYVSSTTGIQDVQDLADYAETLTYGGISATGLDLTLLQAMDVLGVDVDATFGFEGRGPARLALERGEVNMDYQTTSAYQTQVEPLVDEGKAVPLFSFGVLEDGEVVRDPALPDLPTLEEAYEQIHGEEPSGQGYEAYRAFLVPGYVYQKGIWVNEDTPDSIVHAFHAAAGAIAADEDFQEKSHDILGGYPLVSGEEAQDELRESFEISDEVRQYTLDLLEEKHDVTVSGE; encoded by the coding sequence GTGAAGAAGCTAAAGAGGAAGAATCCAGCGGCGGTCCTCGGCGCCGCAGTCGCTACGGCGCTGCTGCTCAGCGCCTGCGGCGGGCCCGATCAGGGTGACCGGGACATGGGTGACGGAGAAGTCCCCTCGAGCGTCAAGCTGGTGGTCCCGTACGCTGCCGGTGGCGGAACCGATACGTGGGCGCGGTTCATGGCTCCCTACCTTGAGAGCCACGTTGAAGGCGAGCCGCGGGTGCTGGTTGAGAACGTGCCGGGCGGAGAGTCAGTTACAGGCTCCAACGAGTTCGTTCACAGCGGCGGCGCAAACGGCGAATCGTTGCTGGTCACGTCTGGGACTACGTATTTCCAGGCGCTTCTGGGCCAGTCAGGGGTGGAGTTCGACTTCGCGAAGATGCGACCCCTGATGCTCAACGGCACGGGCGGTGTGGTCTATGTTTCGTCCACCACGGGCATCCAAGACGTGCAGGATCTGGCGGACTACGCCGAGACTCTGACCTACGGCGGAATCAGTGCCACGGGTCTGGACCTCACCTTGCTGCAGGCTATGGACGTGCTCGGTGTCGATGTCGATGCCACTTTCGGATTCGAGGGTCGCGGCCCGGCCCGTCTGGCGCTTGAGCGCGGCGAGGTGAACATGGACTACCAGACGACGTCCGCATATCAGACCCAGGTCGAGCCGCTTGTCGATGAGGGTAAGGCGGTGCCGCTGTTCTCCTTCGGCGTCCTGGAGGATGGCGAAGTGGTACGTGATCCGGCTCTTCCGGATCTGCCCACTCTCGAGGAAGCCTACGAGCAAATCCATGGGGAGGAGCCGAGCGGACAGGGGTACGAAGCCTACCGGGCGTTCCTCGTGCCGGGGTACGTCTACCAGAAGGGCATCTGGGTGAATGAGGATACGCCTGATTCGATCGTCCATGCCTTCCATGCCGCTGCGGGGGCGATCGCCGCAGACGAGGACTTCCAGGAGAAGAGCCACGACATCCTCGGCGGCTATCCGCTGGTCTCCGGAGAGGAAGCGCAAGATGAATTGCGTGAATCCTTCGAAATCTCGGACGAAGTCCGTCAGTACACGTTGGATCTGTTGGAGGAAAAACACGACGTGACAGTCAGTGGGGAGTAG
- a CDS encoding 2-methylaconitate cis-trans isomerase PrpF family protein, with protein sequence MRIASVVMRGGTSKALFFHERDLPEDPEFRARFILAAFGSPDPYRRQIDGLGGAVSTTSKVAVIGDGRPYGVDVTYDFGQVSIDQPLVDRRGNCGNISSAVGPFAVDEGMVEATDPVTKVRFLNLNTNKVIVAHVPTRNGRFNPNGTFELPGIPGTGSQVRLDYMEPGGAVTGKLLPTGNVLDELEVPEVGTIPVSIVDAANPLVFVRWSDLGLSGLELPAEIDADSELLARIESIRAHASVKAGIADTLREATEVTPSVPKLSLVGAPRTYVASNGRTFPESESSVRAAMMSMGTTHNSYPLTGAIATAVAAKLPGTLVHDVARRAGDEFVIGHPAGLLEMSADVEQGPNGWKVNSVSGYRTARRLMEGHVLVPDERLGV encoded by the coding sequence ATGCGTATTGCGTCTGTGGTCATGCGCGGAGGTACCAGCAAGGCCCTCTTCTTCCACGAGAGGGACCTTCCGGAGGATCCCGAGTTCCGCGCCAGATTCATCCTCGCGGCGTTCGGCAGCCCCGATCCGTATCGGCGCCAGATCGACGGACTGGGAGGGGCTGTCTCCACGACCAGCAAAGTGGCCGTCATCGGAGACGGCCGGCCCTACGGGGTTGACGTCACCTATGACTTCGGCCAGGTGAGCATCGATCAGCCGTTGGTCGACCGGCGGGGAAACTGCGGGAACATCTCGTCCGCCGTCGGGCCTTTCGCCGTTGACGAGGGCATGGTCGAAGCCACTGATCCCGTGACCAAGGTCCGGTTCCTCAACCTCAATACGAACAAGGTCATCGTCGCCCACGTTCCAACTCGGAACGGTCGGTTCAATCCGAACGGCACCTTCGAGTTGCCGGGGATTCCCGGCACCGGATCCCAGGTCCGGCTCGATTACATGGAGCCAGGAGGGGCGGTCACGGGTAAGCTCCTCCCCACCGGGAACGTGCTCGACGAGCTCGAAGTACCGGAAGTGGGAACCATTCCCGTATCGATCGTCGACGCGGCCAACCCGTTAGTTTTCGTACGGTGGAGCGATCTGGGACTCAGCGGGTTGGAGCTCCCGGCGGAGATCGATGCAGACAGTGAATTGCTTGCCCGTATCGAGTCCATCCGCGCTCATGCGTCGGTCAAGGCGGGCATTGCCGACACTCTGCGCGAAGCAACAGAAGTGACGCCGTCTGTTCCCAAGCTTTCGCTCGTCGGGGCGCCCCGAACCTACGTGGCCAGCAACGGGAGAACGTTCCCCGAGAGCGAGTCCAGTGTCCGCGCGGCAATGATGTCAATGGGCACGACCCACAATTCGTATCCACTGACCGGTGCTATCGCTACTGCCGTAGCGGCAAAGCTGCCGGGCACCCTGGTTCACGATGTCGCACGGCGAGCAGGCGACGAGTTTGTCATCGGTCACCCGGCGGGCTTGCTGGAGATGTCGGCAGATGTCGAGCAGGGGCCGAACGGATGGAAGGTCAACAGCGTCTCGGGATATCGAACAGCCCGCCGCCTGATGGAGGGGCACGTTCTGGTGCCGGACGAGCGGCTCGGAGTCTGA
- a CDS encoding LysR family transcriptional regulator, translating to MIKISSSERILLLSDVARFGTMTLAAEALGYSVSAISQQVRKLEAEAGQPLLQRHSRGIFLTDAGKSVVEHAEQIRGRLKSLQYSLDDIAGLRAGTLAMGTFPTAGASLVPLAINRFRREHPGVDLTVRSVRIDALLKMLTTREISLSLLWDYHWSRLDTPELELIHLLDDPTDLVVAPSHPLASRESVYMSELLDELWVVRAGQHPMIEVLVRAGNHVGFQPNIAYEANDYQEAQAIVAVGMGVALVPRLALTVLRDDVRVIPLAGEAPQRRILLARMADTPPTAAEASMTAMLKEASRRLVAQRVSQTPEAG from the coding sequence ATGATCAAAATTTCGAGTTCTGAACGGATTCTTCTCCTGTCCGACGTGGCTCGCTTCGGGACAATGACGCTGGCGGCCGAGGCACTCGGATACTCGGTCTCCGCGATCTCCCAGCAGGTCCGAAAACTGGAAGCAGAAGCTGGGCAACCACTGCTCCAACGCCACAGTCGCGGCATCTTCTTGACAGATGCCGGGAAGTCGGTCGTCGAGCACGCCGAGCAGATCCGGGGGCGCCTGAAGTCACTCCAGTACTCCCTGGATGACATCGCGGGACTACGCGCCGGCACGCTGGCGATGGGCACGTTCCCCACCGCTGGCGCGTCACTGGTTCCCCTCGCGATCAACCGCTTCCGCAGGGAGCACCCCGGCGTCGATCTGACGGTGCGCAGCGTCCGGATCGACGCACTGCTCAAGATGCTGACAACACGGGAGATCTCCCTGAGCCTGCTTTGGGACTACCACTGGTCTCGCCTGGACACGCCCGAATTGGAGCTCATCCACCTGCTGGATGACCCCACGGACCTCGTCGTCGCCCCGTCTCACCCCTTGGCCTCGCGGGAGTCCGTCTACATGTCAGAGCTCCTCGACGAGCTCTGGGTGGTCCGGGCCGGGCAGCATCCGATGATCGAGGTGCTCGTTCGGGCAGGGAACCACGTCGGCTTCCAGCCGAACATCGCCTACGAAGCCAACGACTACCAGGAGGCGCAGGCCATCGTCGCCGTGGGCATGGGCGTCGCACTCGTCCCCAGGCTGGCCTTGACGGTGCTGCGCGATGACGTACGGGTGATCCCCCTCGCAGGCGAAGCACCGCAACGACGTATCCTGCTGGCACGCATGGCCGACACTCCGCCGACCGCAGCGGAGGCCTCCATGACGGCGATGCTCAAGGAAGCCAGCCGTCGACTCGTGGCGCAGCGCGTGAGCCAGACACCCGAGGCCGGCTAG